A genomic window from Populus nigra chromosome 7, ddPopNigr1.1, whole genome shotgun sequence includes:
- the LOC133699731 gene encoding glycine-rich RNA-binding protein-like — protein MAAEVEYRCFVGGLAWATTDQSLQEAFSQYGEIIDSKIINDRETGRSRGFGFVTFNNEKAMRDAIDGMNGQDLDGRNITVNEAQSRGSGGGGGGGGYSRGGGGGYGGRREGGGGGYSRGGGGYGGGGGGYGGGGYGGGRDRGYGDGGSRYSSRGGSDGGSWRD, from the exons ATGGCCGCTGAGGTTGAGTACAGGTGCTTTGTTGGTGGCCTAGCATGGGCCACTACTGACCAATCCCTTCAAGAAGCGTTTAGCCAGTACGGTGAAATCATCGATTCGAAG ATTATAAATGATCGCGAGACTGGAAGATCTCGCGGCTTTGGATTTGTGACTTTCAACAACGAGAAGGCAATGAGAGATGCGATTGATGGAATGAACGGCCAAGACCTTGATGGGCGTAACATCACCGTGAATGAAGCACAATCCCGCGGaagcggcggcggcggcggcggtggGGGCTACAGCCGTGGGGGCGGTGGCGGTTACGGAGGTCGCCGTGAAGGTGGCGGAGGCGGTTACAGCCGTGGTGGAGGTGGATAtggaggtggtggaggtggaTACGGTGGCGGTGGTTATGGTGGTGGACGTGACCGTGGGTACGGTGATGGTGGATCAAGGTATTCTTCCAGGGGCGGATCTGATGGTGGTAGCTGGAGGGACTAG